One window from the genome of bacterium encodes:
- a CDS encoding NAD(P)-dependent alcohol dehydrogenase, whose product MKAIMYREYGGPEVLTIEEKETPVPKDDEVLIRTHATTVNYGDLLARNFKALTPAEFNMPGILWPVVKLSFGVSRPKNGILGSEFSGVVEAAGNAVTKFKPGDEVFGYLGQSMGAYGEYFCMKESAAVALKPSNLSHEEAAVLPYGAVMALHLLRSMDIKKGDRVLIVGASGSMGSAGVQIAKHYGAHVTGVCGPSGMDFVSALGADHVINYREEDFTEGSERYDLIFDVLGRSEFSRNRRVLKEHGRQLNASFKSKQLFQMLWSSIAGKQKIVCKLAPGGQEDLLAVRELIEAGAIRPVMDRVFEMSEAAAAHRHLEEGKKSGHVAIRMIATAEA is encoded by the coding sequence ATGAAAGCAATCATGTACAGGGAATACGGGGGACCTGAGGTACTGACCATTGAGGAAAAGGAAACACCCGTTCCGAAAGACGACGAAGTGCTGATACGCACGCATGCCACGACGGTGAACTATGGGGACCTCCTCGCGCGCAATTTCAAGGCCTTGACCCCCGCCGAGTTCAACATGCCGGGAATACTCTGGCCGGTCGTCAAATTGAGTTTCGGCGTGTCGCGCCCGAAAAACGGCATACTCGGGAGTGAGTTCTCTGGCGTTGTGGAAGCGGCCGGCAATGCGGTGACAAAGTTCAAACCCGGGGATGAAGTGTTCGGCTACCTCGGTCAGAGCATGGGGGCATACGGGGAGTATTTCTGCATGAAAGAAAGCGCCGCGGTCGCGCTCAAACCGTCGAACCTTTCACACGAAGAAGCGGCAGTTCTTCCCTACGGCGCAGTCATGGCGCTGCATCTGCTGCGGTCGATGGATATCAAGAAAGGTGACCGTGTGCTCATCGTTGGTGCCAGCGGCAGCATGGGTTCGGCGGGAGTACAGATTGCGAAGCATTACGGCGCACACGTCACCGGAGTCTGTGGTCCCTCGGGAATGGACTTCGTCAGCGCGCTCGGGGCGGATCATGTGATCAACTACCGGGAAGAGGATTTCACGGAAGGCAGTGAGCGCTACGACCTGATTTTTGATGTACTCGGACGCAGTGAGTTTTCACGCAACCGGCGGGTTCTGAAGGAACATGGACGTCAGCTCAATGCCAGCTTCAAATCCAAACAGCTCTTTCAAATGCTGTGGTCGTCCATCGCCGGCAAGCAGAAAATTGTTTGCAAACTTGCCCCGGGTGGACAGGAAGATCTTCTCGCGGTACGCGAACTGATTGAGGCGGGGGCGATACGGCCGGTGATGGACCGCGTGTTTGAGATGTCCGAAGCCGCTGCAGCACACAGACATCTCGAGGAAGGAAAGAAAAGCGGACATGTGGCCATTCGAATGATTGCGACGGCGGAAGCGTAG